Proteins encoded by one window of Lycium barbarum isolate Lr01 chromosome 11, ASM1917538v2, whole genome shotgun sequence:
- the LOC132618108 gene encoding uncharacterized protein LOC132618108, whose amino-acid sequence MDAVIGLIHELVDPNLEIPENYYKAKRLVSKLGLSSMRIDCCENGCMVYYKDDEGLESCKFCGRARFKRTRSGKRVAVKVMHYLPLTPRLKRLYASNSSAPHMRWHSENRRSPGVMCHPSDGEAWKHFDTTYPDFAAEPRNIRLGLCSDGFTPHSVSAAPYSCWPVFLTPYNLPPELCMTSPYIFLTCIIPGPRNPKVLIDVYLQPLIDELKMLWVEGVETFDVSLKQNFNLRATLMWTINDFPAYGMLSGWMTAGKLACPYCMENTKSFTLKHGKNNSWFDCHRQFLPMDHEFRSMKNAFRKSKIERNYPPPRLSGEEIWERVENFPKVTEEPPYKFDGYGLAHNWTKQSIFWELPYWKDNLLRHNLDVMHFEKNYFDNLFNTVMDVKGKTKDNPKARLDLQEYCMRKDLWLQDKGNGVFKPKASYSFTMDHKRKICEWVKNLKMPDGYASNLEKRVDMAQGKLHGMKSHECHVFMETLLPIAFSSLPARIWKPMTEISLFFKDLCSSTLRVDNLDWMHQNIPVITSKLEKILPPGFFDVMEHLPIHLAEEARLGGPVHCRWMYPFERTIGKSKRGIKQKHRVEGSICEAYLAKETTHFCSYYFGNDVPCLRNRPNRHYEGGEIDALAKPISIFNQPGSGSKNVQDNLMIWSLNLHRYMSC is encoded by the exons ATGGATGCTGTGATTGGCCTTATACATGAATTAGTTGACCCGAATTTAGAGATACCTGAAAATTACTATAAGGCAAAGAGACTAGTGTCTAAGTTAGGACTCTCGTCGATGAGAATTGATTGTTGTGAAAATGGATGCATGGTATACTATAAGGATGATGAAGGTCTAGAATCTTGTAAGTTTTGTGGAAGAGCTCGTTTTAAGCGGACTCGTAGCGGGAAGAGGGTTGCCGTTAAGGTGATGCATTACTTACCTCTTACAccaaggttaaagaggttgtacGCATCAAATAGCTCCGCTCCTCATATGAGATGGCACAGTGAAAATAGAAGGTCgcctggtgttatgtgtcatccatcagACGGAGAGGCTTGGAAACATTTTGACACAACATATCCAGACTTTGCGGCTGAACCACGAAACATTAGGTTGGGTTTATGTTCCGATGGATTCACTCCACATTCTGTTTCTGCTGCACCATATTCTTGCTGGCCTGTTTTTTTAACACCATATAATCTTCCGCCTGAGTTGTGTATGACTAGTCCATATATATTCCTTACTTGCATCATTCCTGGCCCacgtaatccaaaagttttgattgatgtatacttgcaacctttgattgatgagttGAAAATGTTGTGGGTTGAAGGGGTTGAGACGTTTGACGTTTCTCTTAAGCAGAATTTTAATTTGCGGGCCACTTTAATGTGGACTATTAATGATTTTCCTGCCTACGGGATGTTGTCTGGGTGGATGACTGCTGGAAAGTTAGCCTGTCCTTACTGCATGGAGAATACTAAATCGTTCACTTTAAAGCATGGCAAAAAcaattcatggtttgattgtcaccGTCAGTTCTTGCCAATGGATCATGAGTTTAGGAGTATGAAAAATGCATTTAGGAAGAGCAAAATTGAACGAAACTATCCACCTCCAAGACTTTCAGGAGAGGAAATTTGGGAGAGGGTTGAGAACTTTCCAAAAGTTACTGAAGAACCACCGTACAAGTTCGATGGGTATGGGCTTGCACATAATTGGACCAAACAGAGCATATTTTGGGAGTTACcatattggaaggataatcttctccggcataatcttgatgttatgcactttgaaaaaaattactttgataatttaTTCAATACAGTAATGGATGTCAAGGGCAAGACAAAGGATAATCCAAAGGCAAGATTGGACTTACAGGAATATTGTATGCGTAAAGATTTATGGTTGCAGGACAAAGGGAACGGGGTCTTCAAGCCTAAGGCTAGTTATTCATTCACAATGGATCATAAGCGAAAGATTTGTGAATGGGTTAAGAACTTGAAGATGCCTGATGGGTATGCATCAAATTTGGAAAAACGTGTTGATATGGCGCAAGGGAAGTTACATGGGATGAAAAGCCATGAATGTcatgttttcatggaaactttaCTCCCCATTGCATTTAGTAGCTTGCCTGCCCGAATCTGGAAGCCTATGACAGAAATTAGTTTGTTCTTCAAAGACTTGTGTTCCAGTACGTTGAGGGTAGACAACCTGGATTGGATGCATCAGAATATCCCTGTAATAACAAGTAAGTTGGAGAAAATTCTTCCACCGGGGTTCTTcgatgtgatggaacatcttccaaTTCACCTTGCGGAGGAAGCTCGACTCGGAGGCCCAGTTCATTGTCGTTGGATGTATCCCTTCGAGAG AACTATTGGCAAGTCTAAACGGGGTATCAAGCAGAAACATAGAGTTGAAGGATCAATTTGCGAAGCCTATCTTGCTAAGGAAACAACTCATTTCTGTTCTTACTACTTTGGGAATGATGTGCCATGCTTGCGAAACAGACCCAATCGGCATTATGAAGGAGGTGAGATTGATGCTTTAGCGAAGCCAATATCAATCTTCAATCAACCGGGTTCAGGTTCAAAAAACGTACAAGACAATTTAATGATATGGAGTCTAAATCTGCATCGATACATGTCTTGCTAA